From the Candidatus Cloacimonadota bacterium genome, the window CCAGTTGGATCAGGTTGTGGTCCTGATTGCTCACCTGGCCCATGGTGGCCAGGCATTCCTTGCGGATCAGATGGACGTCGTTCGAGGGCATTTTCACGTGCACGTAGTCGCCGTCTTTGGCCACAACCTGGCCGTAGGCGCCGGCGGAACGGGCGATCTGGCCTCCGCGGCCTTTCTTCAGCTCGATGTTGTGCACGGTGGAGCCCAGCGGAATGCGTTCCAGGGGCAGCGTGTTGCCGAGGGCGATCTCAGCTTCCGGGCCGGACATCACTTTCGCGCCCACGGCCAGGCCTTCGGGAGCGATGATGTAGCGTTTTTCGCCGTCCACATAGTGCAGCAGGGCGATGCGCGCGGTGCGGTTCGGATCGTATTCGATGCTGGCGACTTTGGCGGGAATGCCAAATTTGTCGCGCTTGAAATCGATCACGCGGTAGTGGCGGCGGTGGCCGCCTCCGCGGTGGCGGCAGGTGATCCTGCCCCGGTTGTTGCGGCCGCCGGTTTTGCGCACTGGCTTGAGCAGCGATTTTTCCGGAGAGTCAGTGGTGATCTCGGTAAAGGTGTAGCCCGTGCGGAACCGCATGCTGGGAGTGGTGGGTTTGTATTTCTTGATTCCCATTTTTCAGCTCCTTATGCCTCGAAATCGGCGATCTTGTCGCCGGCCCTCAGGGTCACGATGGCTTTTTTCCAATCCGGCCGTTTGCCGCTGTAGCGTCCCAAACGTTTGGGTTTGCCCAGCATCCGGATGGTATTTACGTCCAGCACTTTCACCGAAAAGATCTTTTCGATGGCGTGCTTGATCTCGATCTTGTTGGCGTTGATGCTCACCTTGAAGGAGTAGGTGTTCGTGCGCTCCATCTGGTTGGAGCTCTTCTCGGTGATGATCGGGGAAATGATTATGTTGCGCGGATGGATCATTTGCTGAATACCTCCTCGACTTTATTGAGGGCTTCCTGGGTCATCAGGATGTAGCTGCTGTTCAGGATCTCGTAGGCGTAAAGGCTGTCGGCGGCGTCGGTGATGACGTCCGGCAGGTTCGTGAAGGATTTCACGGTGGGCTGGTGATGTCCGTCCGTGACCACCAGTTTGCGGCCTCTTTCCGGGATCATTTTGCCCAGCAGGTCCAGCGCCTTTTTGGTGTTCGGGGTGTCAAAATCCAGCTTGTCCACGATGAAGACGCGGCCTTCGCGGGCCCGGTCGGTGAGGGCGACCTTGAGGGCCATGCGCTTCTTGGTGCGCGGGATGGGACGGTACCAATCCTTCGGCAGGATCGCGAATGCGCGGCCACCGTGAACCCGGACCGGGCTGCGGCGGCTGCCCACGCGGGCGTTGCCGGTGCCTTTCTGTTTGAACAGCTTGCGGGTGCTGCCGGCGGTCATGGCGCGGTTCTTCTTTTGCACCGTGCCCTGGCGCTGATTGCCCAGGTACATGGTGACAACCTCGTGCAGCAGCACTTTCGGGGAGTTCACGTCCACGTCAAAAATGTTGGCCGGAAGTTCTAT encodes:
- the rplB gene encoding 50S ribosomal protein L2, with the translated sequence MGIKKYKPTTPSMRFRTGYTFTEITTDSPEKSLLKPVRKTGGRNNRGRITCRHRGGGHRRHYRVIDFKRDKFGIPAKVASIEYDPNRTARIALLHYVDGEKRYIIAPEGLAVGAKVMSGPEAEIALGNTLPLERIPLGSTVHNIELKKGRGGQIARSAGAYGQVVAKDGDYVHVKMPSNDVHLIRKECLATMGQVSNQDHNLIQLGKAGRKRWMGIRPTVRGVVMNPVDHPMGGGEGKSSGGRHPVSPWGKPAKGGKTRKTRKYSDKYIVKAVKKR
- the rplW gene encoding 50S ribosomal protein L23 gives rise to the protein MIHPRNIIISPIITEKSSNQMERTNTYSFKVSINANKIEIKHAIEKIFSVKVLDVNTIRMLGKPKRLGRYSGKRPDWKKAIVTLRAGDKIADFEA
- the rplD gene encoding 50S ribosomal protein L4, which encodes MVKAIKFNSLGDRMEEIELPANIFDVDVNSPKVLLHEVVTMYLGNQRQGTVQKKNRAMTAGSTRKLFKQKGTGNARVGSRRSPVRVHGGRAFAILPKDWYRPIPRTKKRMALKVALTDRAREGRVFIVDKLDFDTPNTKKALDLLGKMIPERGRKLVVTDGHHQPTVKSFTNLPDVITDAADSLYAYEILNSSYILMTQEALNKVEEVFSK